One genomic segment of Sminthopsis crassicaudata isolate SCR6 chromosome 2, ASM4859323v1, whole genome shotgun sequence includes these proteins:
- the SPARC gene encoding SPARC, which produces MRAWIFFLLCLAGRALAAPQQQEALPDEAEVVEEPVAEVTEEPVGANPVQVEVGEFDETVEEAEEVVAENPCQNHHCKHGKVCELDENNTPMCVCQDPTSCPAPVGEFEKVCSNDNKTFDSSCHFFATKCTLEGTKKGHKLHLDYIGPCKYIAPCLDSELSEFPLRMRDWLKNVLVTLYERDEDNNLLTEKQKLKVKKIHENEKRLEAGDHPVELLARDFEKNYQMYIFPVHWQFGQLDQHPIDGYLSHTELAPLRAPLIPMEHCTTRFFEACDLDNDKYIALDEWAGCFGIKDQDIDKDLVI; this is translated from the exons ATGAGGGCTTggatcttcttcctcctctgcctGGCAGGCAGGGCACTAGCGGCTCCT CAGCAGCAGGAAGCGCTTCCTGATGAGGCTGAGGTGGTGGAGGAACCAGTTGCCGAAGTAACCGAG GAGCCTGTGGGTGCCAACCCTGTCCAGGTTGAGGTTGGAGAGTTTGATGAAACTGTAGAGGAAGCTGAGGAGGTTGTAGCTGAAA ATCCCTGCCAAAACCACCACTGCAAACATGGCAAGGTCTGTGAGCTTGATGAGAACAACACTCCCATGTGCGTGTGCCAGGACCCTACCAGCTGCCCTGCCCCCGTAGGAGAGTTTGAGAAG GTTTGTAGCAATGACAACAAGACTTTTGACTCCTCCTGCCACTTCTTTGCCACCAAATGCACCCTAGAGGGAACCAAGAAGGGGCACAAACTCCACCTGGACTACATTGGACCCTGCAAAT ACATTGCCCCCTGCCTGGACTCTGAGCTGAGCGAGTTTCCCCTGCGCATGCGTGACTGGCTGAAGAACGTGTTGGTCACCCTCTATGAGCGCGATGAGGACAACAACCTGCTGACTGAGAAGCAGAAGCTCAAA GTCAAGAAGATCCACGAGAACGAGAAGCGCCTGGAAGCCGGGGACCACCCAGTGGAGCTGCTGGCCCGCGACTTCGAGAAGAACTACCAGATGTACATCTTCCCCGTGCACTGGCAGTTTGGCCAGCTGGACCAGCACCCCATCGATGG GTACCTGTCCCACACCGAACTGGCCCCTCTTCGGGCCCCCCTCATCCCCATGGAGCATTGTACCACTCGCTTCTTCGAAGCCTGTGACCTGGACAATGACAAGTACATTGCCCTGGATGAATGGGCTGGCTGTTTCGGCATCAAGGATC AGGATATCGACAAGGACCTGGTGATCTAA